The Candidatus Kryptonium sp. genome contains a region encoding:
- the nadA gene encoding quinolinate synthase NadA has protein sequence MEPEVEMLIDIEAEILRLKKELNAVILAHYYQESEIQDLADFVGDSLELSKRARETDADVIVFAGVYFMAETAKILNPEKKVLIPDTEAGCSLADNCPASLFKAWREAHPDHIAVTYINSSAEVKALSDIIVTSSNAEKIIRQIPEDKPILFAPDRNLGRYLMKKTGRKMELWPGTCIVHETFSEKKILELKIQYPEAKVIAHPECEDPVLEKADFIGSTSALLRYVQSSSDKIFIVATEPGIIHQMKKSCPDKIFISAPSDSGCACNECPYMKKNTLEKLYLCMKKQQPEVTLPKDIIEKALIPLERMFEMTK, from the coding sequence ATGGAGCCGGAAGTGGAAATGTTGATAGATATTGAAGCGGAAATCTTGAGGTTGAAGAAGGAGCTGAACGCTGTGATTTTAGCCCATTATTATCAGGAGTCGGAGATTCAAGATTTAGCTGATTTTGTTGGGGATAGTTTGGAGCTTTCTAAACGGGCGAGGGAAACCGATGCGGATGTTATTGTTTTTGCTGGTGTTTATTTTATGGCCGAAACAGCCAAAATTTTAAATCCAGAGAAAAAAGTTTTAATCCCTGATACTGAGGCGGGATGTTCGCTTGCGGATAATTGTCCCGCTTCACTTTTTAAAGCCTGGCGTGAGGCGCATCCTGATCATATCGCAGTTACATATATTAATTCATCAGCTGAGGTCAAAGCATTAAGTGATATTATTGTAACTTCAAGTAATGCTGAAAAGATCATTAGGCAAATTCCTGAAGATAAACCGATACTTTTCGCTCCAGATAGAAATCTCGGACGCTATCTTATGAAAAAGACTGGCAGAAAAATGGAGCTTTGGCCCGGAACATGCATAGTTCATGAAACTTTTAGTGAAAAGAAGATACTTGAATTGAAGATCCAGTATCCTGAGGCAAAGGTTATCGCTCATCCTGAATGCGAGGACCCAGTGCTTGAAAAAGCTGATTTCATCGGATCAACAAGTGCATTGTTAAGATATGTTCAATCAAGTTCGGATAAGATTTTCATCGTCGCAACGGAACCAGGGATAATTCATCAAATGAAAAAGTCATGCCCAGATAAAATTTTCATCTCCGCTCCGTCTGATTCTGGTTGCGCGTGCAATGAATGTCCATATATGAAGAAGAACACGCTTGAGAAACTTTACCTTTGTATGAAAAAACAACAACCAGAAGTGACATTACCAAAAGACATAATTGAAAAAGCACTTATTCCCCTTGAAAGAATGTTTGAGATGACTAAATAA
- a CDS encoding copper ion binding protein yields MKRTIYILLLGFLSIGLVFSQDKTAVVKFKVSGVTCDHCVDEVKEALVNVKGVKSVEFEETNLNKGYGIVKVSYNPNQVSIDKLAEAVNETGFETDLKQEKKQPAKVEGAVAKINVKGIECGGCAKSVENSLKKVDGVRAVEFEKKDYKKKFGVVKVVYDPQKVKVSDLEDAIVKVGFTANDKKPEKTHKEMEH; encoded by the coding sequence ATGAAAAGGACAATCTATATTTTGCTTTTGGGATTTTTGTCTATCGGTCTTGTTTTTTCACAAGATAAAACAGCTGTTGTGAAATTTAAAGTCAGCGGAGTAACTTGCGACCATTGCGTGGATGAAGTGAAAGAGGCTTTAGTGAATGTTAAAGGGGTTAAATCGGTTGAATTTGAGGAAACGAATTTAAATAAGGGTTATGGTATCGTTAAGGTTAGCTATAATCCAAATCAGGTTAGCATAGACAAGTTGGCAGAAGCTGTGAATGAGACAGGATTTGAAACAGATTTAAAACAAGAAAAGAAACAACCAGCGAAAGTTGAAGGAGCAGTGGCGAAAATAAATGTCAAAGGAATTGAATGTGGTGGATGTGCTAAATCTGTTGAAAATTCGCTTAAAAAAGTTGATGGAGTAAGAGCTGTTGAATTTGAGAAAAAAGATTACAAGAAAAAATTTGGAGTGGTCAAAGTTGTTTATGATCCCCAAAAAGTCAAGGTAAGTGACCTTGAAGACGCAATTGTGAAAGTTGGCTTCACCGCAAATGATAAGAAACCAGAAAAAACTCACAAAGAAATGGAACATTAA
- a CDS encoding GWxTD domain-containing protein — MLKVLLLLFLIPAQLMGQNQLRINADYASFKYDASRSYVEIYYSFHHSQLKFTKDESGFKGGLVIHVLIKDVAKDSIIQGRAWKVPVELKDTSEIDPSKSLIGATAFLLEPGKYQFIVTARDIVDLSRFDSLIIPALINPVPDNKLWLSDVQLCSNIYQSNNKESIFYKNTFEVIPNPSLLYGLGLPVLYYYAEIYNINAVTIDRYTIEWRIYDSFGNMVKSGKKLRMKTPANAVVEAGTVNLSNLPSGTYRFVLIAMDTAENKGVSSVKRFYVFNPNIALPDTLRIAGGYDLASEYAGMTEAELDKEFAIARYIATPEEVNRYKQLKGEEAKRKFLAEFWKKRDPNKDTPINEMKIEYFKRVEYANQHFTVGNKEGWRTDRGRVYIMYGPPDEYERHPNEVDSKPYEIWYYHSIEGGVHFVFVDKSGFSDYILVHSTKRNEIRDDNWRIHIAPN; from the coding sequence ATGCTCAAGGTTTTATTATTACTATTTCTGATCCCTGCCCAACTTATGGGGCAGAATCAGCTTCGGATAAATGCTGATTATGCCTCTTTCAAATATGATGCATCCCGAAGTTATGTTGAAATTTACTACTCTTTTCACCACAGCCAACTCAAATTTACAAAAGATGAATCCGGTTTTAAAGGCGGGCTCGTGATTCATGTGCTAATTAAAGATGTCGCCAAAGACAGCATAATCCAAGGTAGAGCTTGGAAAGTTCCTGTTGAACTTAAAGACACAAGCGAAATTGATCCGAGCAAAAGTTTAATTGGTGCTACTGCTTTTCTTCTTGAGCCAGGCAAATACCAATTCATTGTCACTGCCCGCGACATCGTTGATCTCTCAAGATTTGACAGCCTGATAATACCTGCTTTAATAAATCCAGTTCCAGACAATAAGTTATGGTTAAGCGATGTTCAACTTTGTTCCAACATTTATCAATCAAACAACAAGGAAAGCATCTTCTACAAAAACACATTTGAAGTTATACCAAATCCAAGCCTACTTTATGGTCTTGGTTTACCTGTTCTTTACTATTACGCTGAAATTTATAACATTAACGCCGTGACAATTGATAGATATACCATTGAATGGAGAATATATGATTCATTCGGAAATATGGTTAAAAGTGGCAAAAAATTAAGAATGAAAACACCTGCAAACGCTGTAGTTGAAGCAGGAACCGTTAACCTTTCAAATCTTCCATCTGGCACATACCGATTTGTCTTAATTGCAATGGATACAGCGGAAAACAAAGGTGTTAGCTCTGTTAAAAGATTTTATGTTTTTAATCCGAATATAGCTTTGCCAGATACCCTACGAATTGCAGGTGGCTATGATCTTGCGTCAGAATACGCAGGTATGACAGAAGCTGAACTTGACAAAGAATTCGCAATAGCAAGATATATCGCAACGCCCGAAGAGGTAAATAGATATAAGCAATTAAAAGGTGAAGAAGCGAAGCGAAAGTTTCTTGCTGAATTCTGGAAAAAAAGAGATCCAAATAAAGATACACCGATTAACGAGATGAAAATTGAATATTTCAAGAGAGTTGAATATGCCAATCAACATTTTACAGTAGGAAACAAGGAAGGTTGGAGGACAGACAGAGGAAGAGTTTACATTATGTATGGACCACCCGATGAATATGAAAGACATCCTAACGAGGTTGACAGCAAACCCTACGAAATCTGGTATTATCACAGCATTGAAGGAGGAGTTCACTTTGTATTTGTTGATAAATCCGGATTTTCAGATTATATTCTTGTCCACTCAACAAAACGAAATGAAATAAGGGACGATAACTGGCGAATTCATATCGCTCCAAATTAA
- a CDS encoding 16S rRNA (uracil(1498)-N(3))-methyltransferase, with the protein MESFYIDPRNVRNNIARIEGEEFHHLVRVSRKRIGELIYLLDGSGKIYTAKIIGITRDRAECEIIGEEFMKGELDADIAIAQAFLKSPERFEFAIEKLTELGVKRIIPTVTERVVPVKDPKDISPNKIDRWKKIIVSACKQSNRALLPELCEPVDFKKFVHEFKEYERKIILHESDVCKRVLLWNYLEDLRNVKSILVATGPEGGFTDEEIKIALEFGFDVVSLGERRLRSETASVVSVGVLVQFFLSLKTNNRKISASGK; encoded by the coding sequence ATGGAAAGTTTTTATATTGATCCGAGAAATGTAAGAAATAACATTGCAAGAATTGAAGGCGAAGAATTCCATCATCTTGTTCGTGTTTCAAGGAAGAGAATAGGTGAGTTAATTTATCTGCTTGATGGAAGTGGTAAAATTTACACCGCTAAAATCATAGGCATAACGCGCGATAGGGCTGAATGTGAGATAATCGGTGAGGAGTTTATGAAAGGCGAGCTGGACGCTGATATAGCAATTGCACAGGCATTTTTGAAAAGTCCTGAACGATTTGAATTTGCAATTGAAAAATTAACTGAACTCGGAGTGAAGCGTATAATTCCAACTGTAACAGAGCGAGTTGTCCCTGTTAAGGATCCTAAGGATATTTCCCCTAACAAAATTGACAGGTGGAAAAAGATAATCGTTTCAGCTTGTAAACAATCAAATCGTGCTTTATTACCGGAATTATGTGAACCTGTTGATTTTAAAAAGTTTGTTCATGAATTCAAAGAATATGAAAGAAAAATAATTTTGCACGAAAGCGATGTATGTAAGAGAGTTTTGCTTTGGAATTATCTTGAAGATTTAAGAAATGTGAAATCTATTTTAGTTGCCACTGGTCCAGAGGGAGGTTTCACAGACGAGGAAATTAAAATTGCGCTTGAATTTGGTTTTGATGTTGTTTCGCTTGGTGAGAGAAGATTGCGATCGGAAACCGCGAGCGTTGTCAGCGTGGGGGTTCTTGTTCAATTTTTCTTATCGTTGAAAACAAATAACCGCAAAATAAGCGCATCGGGAAAATGA
- a CDS encoding dipeptide/oligopeptide/nickel ABC transporter ATP-binding protein encodes MNKQEKVKAKGLRKYFKVGSKIVKAVDGIDILISEAEIWALVGESGSGKSTLGKLILKLIDPDEGKIFFNGIDITEFNKEQMRPLRRKMQMVFQDPFTTFNPIYKVGNQIFEAVKFHKVVDPSSVEDYVVQLMRIVALNPDILKKYPSQLSGGQLQRCAIVRAIALQPEFLVCDEIVSALDVSIQVQIIELLKILKDEFNLTILFITHDIGVARRVADKAFVMKAGKIVESGIIEKIFYEPDNEYTKRLLSSVLSIKTQKKL; translated from the coding sequence ATGAACAAACAAGAAAAGGTAAAAGCAAAAGGTTTAAGAAAGTATTTTAAGGTTGGTTCAAAGATAGTAAAAGCAGTTGATGGAATTGATATTTTAATCAGCGAAGCTGAGATATGGGCTCTTGTTGGCGAATCTGGTAGCGGAAAATCAACTCTTGGGAAGTTAATTTTGAAATTAATAGATCCAGACGAGGGCAAGATTTTTTTTAATGGGATTGATATAACGGAATTTAATAAAGAGCAAATGAGACCGTTGCGAAGGAAAATGCAAATGGTTTTTCAGGATCCGTTTACGACTTTCAATCCGATTTATAAAGTTGGAAATCAAATTTTTGAAGCAGTCAAGTTTCACAAAGTTGTTGATCCTTCAAGCGTTGAAGATTATGTTGTTCAATTAATGAGAATAGTCGCGCTTAATCCTGATATTTTAAAAAAATATCCATCACAATTGAGCGGGGGACAGCTCCAGCGTTGTGCGATAGTTAGAGCAATTGCTTTACAGCCGGAGTTTTTGGTCTGTGATGAGATCGTCTCCGCTCTTGATGTATCAATACAGGTTCAAATAATTGAACTTTTGAAAATTTTAAAAGATGAATTTAATCTTACGATTTTGTTTATAACTCATGATATCGGGGTTGCAAGAAGAGTAGCTGATAAGGCTTTTGTGATGAAAGCAGGAAAAATCGTTGAGTCAGGTATAATTGAAAAGATTTTTTACGAGCCAGACAATGAATATACCAAAAGATTGTTAAGTTCAGTTTTAAGTATAAAAACTCAAAAGAAATTGTAA
- a CDS encoding aldehyde dehydrogenase family protein has protein sequence MKLSSVNPATLEVIAEIETTPIEEVYRISRIAQEAFKKWASTRIDERLTLLKNAREIIYKNRDEIAKLITLENGKPIVESYSMEIFPTLDLFDYYIKNAKRILKPRKVRSQIPLFWVKRNYIHFEPLGVVAVISPWNYPLLLPIAPIISALVAGNCVIFKPSEYTSLIGLKIYEVFKEAGFPEGVFNIVIGYGDVGEALVNSEVDKISFTGSTKTGRIIMQNASKKPIPVSLELGGKDPMIVFDDVDIDLVSSAAVWGAFANAGQTCVSVEVCYVHEKIFDVFIEKVVEKTRKLKVGNGLDPDVEIGPINNEKQFRIIENQVQDAVLKGARILTGGKRITPKDKNGNELKGYFFEPTVIIDVDNSMLLMKEETFGPILPVVKFSDEEEVICMVNSSEYGLSASVWTKDRKRAKRIVEKIRSGSVLVNECVVHYGDAKAPCGGVKSSGFGRVHSEFGIYDMVNVKFESYDFISPYRLWWFGYDVKILNTIKKSIDFLYSPSLVQKIKSAPFLLLNLFRDEQSKV, from the coding sequence ATGAAATTATCCTCGGTTAACCCAGCAACGCTTGAAGTTATAGCTGAAATTGAAACAACTCCAATTGAAGAAGTTTACAGGATTTCAAGAATTGCACAAGAAGCATTTAAAAAGTGGGCAAGCACAAGAATTGATGAAAGATTAACTCTTTTGAAAAACGCAAGGGAAATTATTTATAAAAATCGCGATGAAATTGCAAAGCTTATAACGCTTGAAAACGGCAAACCGATAGTTGAATCGTATTCTATGGAAATTTTTCCGACGCTTGATCTTTTTGATTATTACATCAAGAACGCTAAAAGAATTTTAAAACCAAGAAAGGTTCGCTCACAAATTCCGTTGTTTTGGGTAAAAAGAAATTACATTCATTTTGAACCACTTGGGGTTGTTGCAGTGATTTCGCCATGGAATTATCCCTTGCTTCTTCCAATTGCACCGATTATATCAGCTCTTGTTGCGGGCAATTGTGTTATATTTAAACCTTCGGAGTATACAAGCTTAATTGGTTTAAAAATTTATGAAGTTTTTAAGGAAGCTGGTTTTCCTGAAGGTGTCTTTAACATTGTTATTGGTTATGGGGATGTTGGCGAAGCTCTTGTTAATTCTGAAGTTGATAAAATTTCGTTCACAGGTAGCACGAAAACGGGACGAATCATAATGCAAAACGCTTCCAAAAAGCCTATTCCTGTGTCGCTTGAACTTGGTGGTAAAGATCCGATGATAGTTTTTGATGATGTGGATATTGATCTCGTTTCAAGTGCAGCTGTATGGGGTGCGTTTGCGAATGCGGGGCAAACTTGTGTTTCTGTTGAGGTTTGTTATGTTCATGAGAAAATTTTTGATGTCTTCATTGAAAAAGTTGTTGAGAAAACAAGAAAATTAAAAGTTGGCAATGGACTTGATCCAGATGTTGAGATCGGACCAATTAACAACGAGAAACAGTTTAGAATAATTGAAAACCAAGTTCAAGATGCTGTTTTAAAAGGTGCAAGGATTTTAACAGGTGGAAAAAGAATTACTCCGAAAGACAAAAATGGAAATGAATTAAAAGGTTATTTCTTTGAACCAACTGTTATAATTGATGTGGATAATTCAATGCTTTTGATGAAGGAGGAGACATTTGGACCGATTTTGCCAGTTGTAAAATTCAGTGATGAAGAAGAGGTTATCTGTATGGTGAATTCAAGTGAATATGGGCTTTCCGCAAGTGTGTGGACAAAGGATAGAAAAAGAGCAAAGAGGATTGTTGAAAAGATAAGATCTGGCTCTGTTCTTGTTAATGAGTGCGTAGTTCACTACGGCGATGCGAAAGCGCCATGCGGTGGTGTTAAGTCAAGTGGGTTTGGAAGAGTGCATTCTGAATTTGGGATCTATGATATGGTCAATGTGAAGTTTGAAAGTTACGATTTTATTTCTCCCTATCGTTTGTGGTGGTTCGGTTATGATGTTAAGATTTTAAACACAATTAAAAAATCTATTGATTTTTTATACTCGCCATCGCTCGTTCAAAAGATAAAATCAGCACCATTTCTACTTTTAAACTTGTTTAGGGACGAGCAAAGCAAAGTGTAG
- a CDS encoding cobalamin-binding protein, translating to MKKCLIGILLFYLIFIFEVLSQVEVSDDLGRKLRFDEPPSRIVSLAPSITETLYFLSLGDKVVGVTRYCNFPPEAQKKTIIGGVIDPNYEIIASLKPDLIIMTVEGNTRESFNKLSELGFKIFVTNPRNFNGIFKTILDFGKIFGIESKAKHLVDSLRAELDKVRKLNIVEKKPKIFVVLSLNPLMTAGKNTFINEIIERAGGLNIAGTLKQNYPILNREEILKVNPDIIILTESNVERDELLRQFPEWKHINAIRENKVFKVDPDILFRPSPRVILATKIIAQMINKSSK from the coding sequence ATGAAGAAGTGCTTGATAGGTATACTTCTGTTTTACTTGATATTTATTTTTGAAGTTCTATCTCAAGTAGAGGTTTCTGATGATCTGGGAAGAAAATTAAGGTTTGATGAACCACCAAGCCGGATCGTATCCCTCGCTCCAAGCATTACAGAAACTCTTTATTTTCTCTCGCTCGGGGATAAAGTTGTTGGCGTCACAAGATATTGTAATTTCCCACCAGAAGCTCAAAAGAAAACAATAATCGGAGGTGTGATAGACCCAAATTATGAAATTATAGCTTCGCTTAAACCTGACTTGATAATAATGACGGTTGAGGGCAATACTCGTGAAAGCTTTAACAAATTATCTGAACTCGGGTTTAAAATTTTTGTGACTAATCCGAGAAATTTTAACGGGATTTTCAAAACGATACTTGATTTTGGAAAGATATTTGGAATTGAATCAAAAGCAAAGCATCTCGTTGATAGTTTAAGAGCAGAACTTGATAAAGTAAGAAAGCTTAACATCGTTGAAAAGAAGCCTAAAATTTTTGTGGTTCTCTCACTGAATCCGTTGATGACGGCTGGGAAAAATACATTCATAAATGAAATAATTGAAAGAGCAGGCGGGTTAAACATCGCTGGAACTTTGAAGCAAAATTATCCGATACTCAATCGTGAGGAAATTTTGAAAGTTAATCCCGATATAATAATTTTAACTGAATCAAATGTAGAAAGAGACGAACTTTTAAGGCAATTTCCAGAGTGGAAACATATAAATGCGATAAGAGAAAACAAAGTTTTTAAAGTTGATCCCGACATTTTATTTCGTCCATCGCCAAGAGTTATTCTCGCTACAAAGATAATTGCTCAGATGATAAACAAATCTTCAAAATAA
- a CDS encoding deoxynucleoside kinase, with the protein MKKEKVFVAVAGNIGSGKSSLTKLLSEHFGWKAYYESVDDNPYLDDFYKDMKRWSFNLQIYFLSKRFKDHMEIVNSPYSIIQDRSIYEDAEIFAKNLYEMGNMDERDYRNYVELFKIMTSFLKPPDLIIYLRANVDTLIKQIKLRGRSFEQNIPREYLERLNKHYEDWVARYNLGRMLILETDDIDFVNDKTDFQKVIEIVREELKNLGFEIKNKTLQE; encoded by the coding sequence ATGAAAAAAGAAAAGGTATTTGTTGCTGTTGCTGGAAATATCGGATCTGGAAAGTCATCGCTCACAAAACTTTTGAGCGAACACTTTGGATGGAAAGCTTATTATGAATCAGTTGATGATAATCCGTATCTTGATGATTTTTACAAAGATATGAAGCGTTGGTCTTTTAATTTGCAGATCTATTTTCTGTCTAAGAGATTCAAAGATCATATGGAGATTGTGAATTCGCCTTATTCAATAATTCAGGACAGATCAATTTATGAGGATGCGGAGATATTTGCTAAGAATCTTTACGAGATGGGCAACATGGATGAGCGCGACTACAGAAATTATGTTGAACTATTCAAAATTATGACGAGTTTTCTTAAACCCCCAGACCTTATAATTTACCTTCGTGCAAATGTTGATACTCTTATTAAACAAATTAAACTTCGCGGGAGATCTTTTGAGCAAAACATCCCTCGTGAATATCTTGAGCGACTCAACAAACATTATGAAGATTGGGTAGCAAGATATAATTTAGGGAGAATGTTAATACTTGAAACAGACGATATTGATTTTGTGAATGACAAGACTGACTTTCAAAAGGTTATAGAAATCGTTAGAGAGGAGCTTAAAAATCTCGGTTTTGAAATTAAAAATAAAACATTGCAAGAGTAA
- a CDS encoding 3'-5' exonuclease: MKYLVIDVESTGLEPGYHEIIQLGACLFDENWNQLGTFLTNVYPLHEDRFSITAMGVHQLSLHDLKDAPMIYDVIPKFEAWILRTLKKPDTARSALKDLVLCGQSVTFDINFLHFAYREAKFDWPFSSKVLDLHILAFYYFTILKNNNLPTPRSLSLDSIAEYFGLRRKSEGHNALEDALITAKCIAIIMNESKKFKIQP; this comes from the coding sequence ATGAAATATCTCGTGATTGATGTTGAGTCAACAGGTCTTGAACCGGGTTATCATGAGATAATTCAACTTGGAGCCTGTTTGTTTGATGAAAATTGGAATCAGCTTGGGACTTTTTTGACGAATGTTTATCCACTTCATGAGGATAGATTTTCAATTACAGCGATGGGTGTTCATCAACTTTCGCTTCATGATCTTAAGGATGCGCCGATGATTTATGATGTGATCCCTAAATTTGAGGCGTGGATATTAAGGACACTTAAAAAACCTGATACCGCAAGGTCCGCTTTAAAAGATCTGGTGCTTTGTGGGCAAAGCGTGACTTTTGATATAAATTTTCTTCATTTCGCATATAGAGAAGCGAAGTTTGATTGGCCGTTTTCAAGCAAAGTTCTTGATCTGCATATTCTCGCTTTCTATTACTTTACAATTTTAAAAAATAACAACTTGCCAACCCCGAGATCATTAAGTTTAGATTCAATCGCTGAATATTTTGGTCTCAGGAGAAAATCTGAAGGTCACAACGCACTTGAAGATGCCCTTATAACAGCAAAATGTATCGCTATAATAATGAATGAATCAAAAAAATTTAAGATTCAACCTTGA
- a CDS encoding GNAT family N-acetyltransferase → MIRVHDITLKGEKTLLRPFTQDDLEMAFEWNNDPLVLEAEGEPEHTWDEVVEVYEYLSNNGFLFIIEATDLAKPEPIGEICLLYDDDYERLGVKDRNEIIYCIPILIGKPQYWGKGYGKDAIKTILKFAFEVMKADRVFATDIFSFSERSIRLFNSLGFDEVRRDKNRIYYRGKYYDVVDFCITKEKYFRLNRSAVGNQNFPDKEVR, encoded by the coding sequence TTGATAAGGGTTCATGACATAACTTTAAAAGGCGAGAAAACACTTCTTCGTCCTTTTACACAGGATGATCTTGAAATGGCATTTGAGTGGAATAACGATCCTCTTGTTCTTGAAGCTGAAGGAGAGCCAGAACATACTTGGGATGAAGTTGTTGAAGTTTATGAATATCTCTCAAATAATGGGTTTCTTTTCATAATTGAAGCAACCGACCTTGCGAAGCCAGAGCCAATTGGTGAAATTTGTCTTCTTTATGACGATGACTATGAACGACTTGGTGTTAAGGATAGAAATGAAATTATCTATTGTATACCGATACTTATTGGTAAACCGCAATACTGGGGCAAGGGATATGGGAAGGATGCGATAAAAACGATTTTAAAATTCGCTTTTGAAGTCATGAAAGCGGATAGAGTTTTTGCAACCGATATCTTCTCGTTCAGCGAAAGATCAATTCGGCTTTTTAACTCTCTTGGATTTGATGAGGTTAGGAGAGATAAAAATAGAATTTATTATAGGGGCAAATATTATGACGTAGTTGATTTCTGTATCACGAAGGAAAAGTATTTTCGCTTGAATAGAAGCGCGGTTGGTAATCAAAATTTTCCGGACAAAGAAGTCAGATGA
- a CDS encoding acyl-CoA carboxylase subunit beta produces MPKAIGSQIKKDQNFYENEDNLKNLLRILNAKAEQIKLGGGKEAIEKHHKRGKLTARERIQKLIDPNSEFIEIGLFAGYGMYEEYGGAPSGGVVVGIGKIHGRDVVIVANDATVKAGAWFPITCKKNLRAQEIAMENRIPIVYLVDSAGVFLPLQSEIFPDKEHFGRIFRNNAIMSSMGIPQIAAIMGPCVAGGAYLPIMSDEALIVEGTGSVFLAGPHLVKAAIGEEIDIETLGGAVVHSEISGVTDYKCKNDEEALETIRSIISKLGETPKAGFNRVEPRPPKYDPEEIYGIIPKDISRPYDMYEVLARIVDDSEIDEYKAGYGKTIICAYARIDGWSVGIVANQRSVVKTKLGEMQVGGVIYSDSADKAARFIMNCNQKKIPLVFFQDVTGFMVGKKAEWGGIIKDGAKMVNAVANSTVPKFTFIIGNSFGAGNYAMCGKAYDPRFIFAWPTAQIAVMGGKQASETLLSIKLSQMEKEGKVITKEEQEKLLKEIQDKYEKEMEPLFAAARLWVDGIIDPLETRKIISRGIEIANNNPYIPKFNVGVIQT; encoded by the coding sequence ATGCCAAAAGCAATCGGAAGCCAGATAAAAAAGGATCAGAATTTTTACGAAAACGAAGACAATCTTAAAAATCTGTTAAGAATTTTAAATGCAAAAGCTGAACAGATAAAACTTGGTGGTGGTAAAGAAGCAATTGAAAAACACCACAAAAGGGGAAAGTTAACAGCAAGGGAAAGAATTCAGAAATTAATTGATCCGAATTCAGAATTTATTGAGATCGGTCTGTTCGCTGGTTACGGAATGTATGAAGAATACGGAGGAGCACCATCTGGCGGTGTCGTCGTCGGAATTGGAAAAATCCACGGACGAGATGTTGTAATTGTCGCAAATGATGCGACAGTTAAAGCTGGAGCTTGGTTCCCCATAACTTGCAAGAAGAATCTCAGAGCACAGGAAATCGCAATGGAAAATAGAATTCCGATAGTTTACCTTGTTGACTCCGCTGGCGTCTTCTTACCACTTCAAAGCGAAATCTTCCCAGATAAAGAACATTTCGGAAGGATCTTCAGAAATAATGCAATAATGTCTTCAATGGGGATTCCTCAAATCGCTGCAATTATGGGTCCTTGCGTTGCTGGCGGTGCTTATCTTCCTATAATGAGTGATGAGGCCTTGATAGTTGAGGGAACTGGAAGTGTATTTCTTGCAGGACCACATCTCGTAAAAGCTGCAATAGGTGAAGAAATTGATATTGAAACCCTTGGTGGCGCAGTCGTTCATAGTGAAATAAGCGGAGTGACGGATTACAAATGTAAAAACGATGAAGAAGCGCTTGAAACCATAAGAAGCATAATTTCAAAGCTCGGCGAAACCCCAAAAGCTGGATTTAACCGCGTTGAACCCAGACCACCCAAATATGATCCCGAAGAAATTTACGGAATAATTCCAAAGGATATCTCAAGACCCTATGATATGTATGAAGTCCTTGCGAGAATAGTTGACGATAGTGAAATTGACGAATATAAAGCAGGATATGGAAAAACTATAATTTGTGCATATGCGAGAATTGATGGTTGGTCTGTCGGAATAGTTGCAAATCAAAGATCCGTAGTTAAAACTAAACTTGGAGAAATGCAAGTCGGCGGAGTAATCTACTCCGATAGCGCTGATAAAGCTGCAAGGTTTATTATGAATTGCAATCAAAAGAAAATCCCTCTCGTCTTCTTTCAAGATGTCACTGGTTTCATGGTCGGGAAAAAAGCCGAATGGGGCGGAATAATAAAAGACGGAGCAAAGATGGTAAACGCTGTCGCCAATAGCACTGTTCCAAAATTTACATTCATAATTGGCAATAGCTTTGGTGCTGGCAACTACGCAATGTGCGGAAAAGCTTATGACCCGAGATTTATTTTCGCATGGCCAACCGCACAAATCGCAGTCATGGGCGGAAAACAAGCAAGCGAAACATTATTAAGCATTAAACTCTCACAAATGGAAAAGGAGGGAAAGGTAATAACAAAAGAAGAACAAGAAAAACTTCTCAAAGAAATTCAAGATAAATACGAGAAAGAAATGGAACCGCTTTTCGCAGCCGCACGACTTTGGGTTGACGGAATAATTGACCCACTTGAAACAAGAAAAATTATATCCAGAGGAATTGAGATCGCAAATAACAATCCATATATCCCAAAATTTAATGTCGGTGTTATACAGACTTAA